The DNA segment taggaaaaccacagtacaatacaagttgaccaagttactctgttattttatatatctgTTTATTCTAAAATATAACCGTTACAAGTCTAAAATAActagacaaaatgaccaaagggttaatattggcaaaagctagaaaccttataatgtgtttttcaaaataggggatTAAACAGTATATTAGATAAAAAgtaagggactaataaattatttaccctgaAGAATATTAAGTTAATGGTTAAAGATACTCCTAACATACAGTATTTGGGCAGGTTAAATTATAGGGTTAATATTTTTGATTGTATAATTTTAGGCACCTGTTTTTAACTTAACcaaattttaacatttttgAAGTGAATATATACCCACAAATTGAAATTCATTAgtaattttttatgttttcagattgattttttttaaaaggatAAAAATGACAAGGTTAAAACTCCATCTTAATTAGTAAATGTAAGGGGTATTCATGTAACAGGAACCACTAACCAGTTAGAATGTGTATTTTAATGGAATTAAGCAGGGTAAAAATGACAAGGTTAAAATTGCAACTTAATTAGAAAATGTAAAGCATATTCTTGTAAAAGTAACCACTAACCAGTTAGAATGTGTATTTTGATGGAATTAAGCATTTTAATAAATGATAAGGTTAAAATTGCAtcttaatttgaaaaacatataacAGTAACCACTAACCAGTTACAATGTGTATTTTCGTGGAATTAAGCAGGGTATTGAATGACAAAGATTACAATGGAGGATTCGAGAAAGAAGACCTAGAAGATATGTTTGAAGGAATGCGTTCGAACTATAGAGCATGGTGCTCAGGGTATGCTCCATTGATAGTAGGTGGAGACATGAAATCAGAGGCAGTTCAAGAATTCTCACGAACCCTATTCAATATAAGACCTGACATAGCCTTGAGTTATGCCCAAGTTGTGTTCTCAAGCGACCTGAGACATATTCTACCTATGGTCAAAGTCCCTTGGCatattttgcaaagctcaaacgACCCTAATGTTCCCCCTATGGTTTGTGAATATCTGAATCAAAATTCTGGCGGACCATCCGTTATTGAACTCATGCCTACAAGTGGTCACTTGCCTCAACTATCCTCTCCTGGTATTGTTGTCCCTCTCATTCTCAAGCATATAGCACTTGATATCACTCAACCTAAATGATGCATTCCTACTTTTCTCTACTCAAGTTGTTTTTTCTACTTGTATGGTTAGACTTGATgtatttcttctttctttttgtcCAGTAAGTACTGTTAAGGTATCAGACTCAGAACAATATATGTATCAAATCCTTTTATGTTGAATTATCTTTATATATGTACTATTTGGTGATTTGTTTATTATATTGCATAATTAAGGGACAAAAAATTGATTTAGTACCATACTTCCGAGGTAATACATTATACATACTACTGTTGTAGCTGTGAATTTTCCAGATCTTAAAAATATTGAGTTTGTCACAATTTTATTGAGAATAAACCAAGCTAAGCAATTTCACACCCACAAGTGAATGAAATGCATAATTGAGCAAACAACCAATTTCAGAAACCAAACAAGCAGTGCAACAAGAAAACATTAATGTAAAAACAGCAGCATAGTAGCAAAAATATTATTGCATATTATCAAACCCAAGTTATGATTACCTCATAGTAGCAAGGTAAAGCCAAGTTCCTCCCCAGACAAGTTCATCTTTATAGCCAGATGACATGAGTTATAAAACCTTGTTGCTTCTCCTCCACCAGATGAAACTGGCCTTGAATACCTCATGTCTTCAGGTCTTTGCCAGCAACTTATATCATTTTTTCTCCCCTTCTGTCCCATTACCAGGACTTCCAACCTTCAAATTCAAACACAAGATGGATTCACAGAACAGAATGAATGAGGTTTAATATATAATTGCACACGTACACTTGCCGCGTTTTGTCGTTTGGCATCCTCGACTTATAGTTCGACCCATCAGACACTTAAAATTGTCAATTTATTTGCTGGTAGATCCAAGTATAAGTTCAGATGCCAAACGGAAACACGTAACAAGTTAATTTGAACTAATTCAACGGTAAAAATGCGAAGTTTGAGGACTAAAAAGAAAGCTGGAGTCATGGTTCCATTTAAGAATCAACTATATTTAAGGAAGAGTTTATGATTACTCCTTATCTTACAATGCAAAAACAGCTCCTAAATCACCCCCCACAAGGAAAGCTGGAGTTGGGGAAGGTGTCACAGGTTTCCAATTTCAAGAGTAAAAGAACAAAAGTATTAAGAATTATCAACATTAACACAAAAGGGATCAGTTCTTTATATTTACCAAGAacaaaaaatttagaattatACAACTTAGTACAGAATATGTACCTAAAAGGTTAGATTAGGAACACTACCACATTAAATCTTGAATAAAGAGTGCACGTGGGAGCATAAGTCCATTTCCAATCATAGCAAGCAACATTGAGACAGCTGATAAACCAAAACATTAATGTAAAAACATACTACAGTACATATATAGGCTGGCTTGTGTAGGAGTTGTAATGAAGTGTATATCAACTGCACATCAAAGGTCTGTATCAGAAAAACAAGATAGTAGCAAAAACATACTACATAGTAGTAATGCTATTTTAGGAAATGCAGCAAGATAATGTCATAGTAGAGAAGATGTTGATCTACAATATGTGGTAAGTGAACATTGCTAATTAAATGATACGGATATGGTAGAATGATAGTAGGCCAGAAATTATCAAACCCTAACAGGTATGAATTTTATCTTCTGTTTCAGTTTATAGATATGCATTTTATCTTCTGTTTCGGTATTTCTAGTGACAGTAACCATGCCAGCTTACTTGAACCTTATTGCTTCAGATTGATTTTGACAAATTAATGGTTCA comes from the Euphorbia lathyris chromosome 5, ddEupLath1.1, whole genome shotgun sequence genome and includes:
- the LOC136228690 gene encoding probable esterase KAI2, producing the protein MGIVGEAHNVRILGSGEQVIILSHAFGTDQSIWRYMVPYLLQNYRVVLYDNMGAGTTNPEYYDFERYSSMEGFVYDLLAILEELEVKSCVFVGHSIKSMVGALASISRPDLISKLITLCATPRVLNDKDYNGGFEKEDLEDMFEGMRSNYRAWCSGYAPLIVGGDMKSEAVQEFSRTLFNIRPDIALSYAQVVFSSDLRHILPMVKVPWHILQSSNDPNVPPMVCEYLNQNSGGPSVIELMPTSGHLPQLSSPGIVVPLILKHIALDITQPK